From the genome of Candidatus Neomarinimicrobiota bacterium:
GTCTTATAACACCGCCAGCACCAGAAGCACCGGATGTGCCCTGAATATTGAGGCCCGGAATCCGCGCAGAAAGCATATCTTCAAGATTGGCCATAGGTGCATTTACTTCAGAAATGTTGATCGTTCCCACACTGTTACCAACCTCCCTCCTTCGAGCCTGACCAGCTGTACCTGTAACAAATACCTCATCCAACATCAAGGGACTGCTTACCAAAGCAAAATCGACATTAACTGTAGAACCAGAAGAAACATCAACCATTTGAGAGGCTGTTTCATAACCGATATAGCCGGCTGTCACTTCATGCCGACCTCCAGGGATCCTATCTATGGTATAATTCCCATCAGCAGTGGATGATGCACCAATGCCCAGTGCAACGATGAAAACATTTACGCCTGCCAAAGGTTCACCAGTTTTAGCATCAGTGACGTTACCAGTAATCACACCCTGGGCGGCAAGGGGTTGAGCTATAACAAAAACCATTATAAGTGCAAACCAAAAAATTCCTGATCCGCTACTTCTATATACCTTTCGGATGATCTCAAGCATATTCAGTCACCTCATTTATTTGTTTAATTTATTTGTTTATAAAGAAAATAAAAAAAGATATGAAGTCTTTATACGTCCCACTCTTACTGACTTTACATAAACTCATACCATCGAGTCAAGATAAATTGTTTAGAATTGTAACACTGTGTATTAATTGCTCGCTTTTCCCACTTGAAAAAT
Proteins encoded in this window:
- a CDS encoding carboxypeptidase-like regulatory domain-containing protein; translation: MLEIIRKVYRSSGSGIFWFALIMVFVIAQPLAAQGVITGNVTDAKTGEPLAGVNVFIVALGIGASSTADGNYTIDRIPGGRHEVTAGYIGYETASQMVDVSSGSTVNVDFALVSSPLMLDEVFVTGTAGQARRREVGNSVGTINISEVNAPMANLEDMLSARIPGLNIQGTSGASGAGGVIR